One Entomomonas asaccharolytica DNA segment encodes these proteins:
- a CDS encoding PFL_4669 family integrating conjugative element protein, producing MDVTEDDVYIESENRIGPLQSQVVITLHTIQAMKLWEGRKATDPKKRNVIIGLPGFISRLNAIHFTASFDDPYADWDLIKIEDKYNSTRRELSRLINTIKQIKEKRLPKQIKVSENLNINPCELMLISKSPLGFSGAYMLVEYDDFTKGILQLRHLGLIGRTQSEDFINEGSSLMRSFYSVVRNYRNSGATRDDFAANNARARQALERMGELPPKEILEGRKRSEFAPVIKKRKLANIEPVIKDDKTEHSIPQLEANVQLDNDQLNEE from the coding sequence ATGGATGTAACAGAAGATGATGTTTATATTGAGTCAGAAAATAGAATAGGACCATTACAAAGTCAAGTTGTAATTACACTTCATACCATACAAGCTATGAAGCTATGGGAAGGTAGGAAGGCTACTGATCCCAAGAAGAGAAATGTAATTATAGGATTACCTGGTTTTATTAGTCGTTTAAATGCTATTCATTTTACAGCAAGTTTTGATGATCCTTATGCAGATTGGGACCTGATTAAAATAGAAGATAAATATAATAGTACTAGACGAGAGCTATCAAGACTGATTAACACTATTAAGCAAATCAAAGAAAAAAGATTACCTAAGCAAATTAAGGTATCTGAAAACTTAAATATTAATCCCTGTGAGCTGATGTTAATTAGTAAGTCACCGCTTGGTTTTAGTGGTGCTTATATGCTAGTTGAGTATGACGATTTCACGAAGGGAATACTGCAATTAAGGCATCTTGGACTAATTGGTCGAACTCAATCTGAAGATTTTATTAATGAAGGCTCATCACTCATGAGAAGTTTCTATAGTGTTGTACGTAATTATAGAAACTCTGGTGCAACTCGTGATGACTTTGCAGCAAACAATGCAAGAGCAAGACAAGCATTAGAGCGAATGGGAGAGCTACCACCTAAAGAAATATTGGAAGGAAGGAAAAGATCTGAATTTGCTCCAGTCATTAAAAAACGTAAGTTAGCTAATATTGAGCCAGTTATAAAAGATGACAAAACTGAACATTCGATTCCTCAGTTGGAGGCGAATGTTCAGTTGGATAACGATCAATTGAATGAAGAATAA
- a CDS encoding STY4526/YPO1902 family pathogenicity island replication protein: MELKEFLPASTPLNQAVLSQLIKDINQGYYNRCRAMGINDEVIKMIETLPPNALFELMGTPVVWAKIQIDVNMLQRVIQLTEQKEQHKELIDKAIRNNASNRILNECFGITSTIAAIKRKMMNIQKSKGRVTRLNDEQKKILWSEWKLFLSTEPVIDHIKRMEKLIAIAEQYNWDLTSLWCEIEENNLETKADQELFEKLMMLRAKIEIVTTFFNVSDRKISVTRRFINSDNQDRQPFGSCDEQIKGSVKDEWQYLLNKTKVKHLHQLTREHLKKLISLSDKYRIDFNTLWNALTKGLLGE, from the coding sequence ATGGAACTTAAGGAGTTTTTACCTGCGAGTACACCGCTTAACCAAGCGGTACTCAGTCAACTCATAAAAGATATTAATCAAGGTTACTATAATCGTTGTAGAGCGATGGGTATTAATGATGAAGTGATCAAAATGATTGAGACATTACCTCCTAATGCACTATTTGAGCTAATGGGAACTCCTGTCGTTTGGGCTAAAATTCAAATTGATGTCAACATGCTACAACGTGTTATACAACTAACTGAGCAAAAAGAACAACATAAAGAATTGATCGATAAGGCTATTAGAAATAATGCGTCAAATCGTATTCTTAATGAATGTTTTGGTATCACCAGTACGATAGCGGCTATTAAACGCAAAATGATGAATATCCAAAAGAGCAAAGGGAGAGTAACACGCCTTAATGATGAGCAGAAAAAAATTCTATGGAGCGAATGGAAGCTCTTTCTAAGTACCGAACCTGTGATTGACCATATCAAGCGTATGGAAAAACTAATTGCCATTGCGGAACAGTATAACTGGGATCTCACCTCATTATGGTGTGAGATTGAAGAAAATAACTTAGAAACCAAAGCAGATCAAGAACTGTTTGAAAAACTAATGATGCTTAGAGCAAAAATTGAAATCGTTACTACCTTTTTTAATGTTTCTGATCGAAAAATCAGTGTAACAAGAAGGTTTATCAATAGTGATAACCAAGATCGTCAGCCTTTTGGTAGTTGTGATGAACAAATTAAAGGAAGTGTAAAGGACGAGTGGCAATACCTTTTGAACAAAACCAAAGTAAAACACCTTCATCAATTGACACGTGAACATCTTAAAAAGTTAATTAGTCTTTCTGATAAATATCGGATTGACTTTAATACCTTATGGAATGCATTAACTAAAGGGTTACTAGGGGAATGA
- a CDS encoding DNA topoisomerase III produces MQLILCEKPDQGKIVAKTLGITQSKNGYIEGNGITVTWCIGHILELAQASDYDEKYKKWALDWLPFIPNQWKYNVTPKKSGQFKIIKQLLKQATEVIIGTDADREGELIAREVMVLCGYKGPVKRLWYSALNATAIKKAWNEMQDGQKTYPLYLSALARSKADWLVGCNLTCLFTILAQQNGYKGFIPVGRVQTPTLKLVVDRELANTNFVPIPYWLITIKLTSQGQSFKAAWDVPKQFTDEVGRCIKQEAAIQATKLFQTTGQATVTSITTERKNTNHPLPFDLAGLQLMCCNKYGFDVEETLNIAQSLYEKHKATSYPRTECGYLPTSMFAEAPVIFNTLAKTDPSISNLLTKLDTTIKSKSWNDKQVDKHSHHGIIPTDEIVDLSAMTEKELQVYKLIRANYLAQFLPLHEYDHTTVLLDCKGQTLVAIGKKIIVNGWKALLSGDIDDDNTETEESTEPSEAKNQTQILPPLQQNMTCQINQVDCHSKQTTAPPLYNEGTLVVAMKSVAKLIDDPKIKQKLRETTGIGTQATRANIIKKLKDKKLITKKRGKLIATEVGHSIIKTVPDVISNPGTTGIWEQALDMIEQGEISIDAFLHKQSQWLASMVQKYGNTTIEIKQQPIATGDPCPKCGKPTIKRKGKTTTFWGCPDYPKCDGVIFPKTRKKKYKKQE; encoded by the coding sequence ATGCAACTTATCTTATGTGAAAAACCTGATCAGGGAAAAATAGTCGCTAAAACGTTAGGTATTACCCAGTCGAAAAATGGCTATATTGAAGGAAATGGTATAACTGTAACTTGGTGTATAGGTCATATTTTGGAACTGGCTCAGGCCTCAGATTATGATGAGAAATATAAAAAATGGGCGTTAGATTGGCTTCCCTTTATTCCGAATCAATGGAAATATAACGTAACACCAAAAAAATCTGGACAGTTTAAGATTATTAAACAGTTACTAAAACAAGCAACTGAAGTCATTATAGGTACTGATGCAGATAGGGAAGGTGAGTTAATTGCGCGTGAAGTTATGGTATTGTGTGGTTACAAGGGGCCTGTTAAAAGACTTTGGTACAGTGCTTTAAATGCTACAGCGATTAAAAAAGCTTGGAATGAAATGCAAGATGGTCAAAAAACCTATCCATTATATCTATCTGCTTTAGCTCGTAGTAAAGCAGATTGGCTTGTAGGATGTAATCTTACTTGCTTATTTACAATTTTAGCACAACAAAATGGATATAAAGGCTTTATACCAGTAGGCAGAGTACAAACTCCTACTTTAAAGTTAGTGGTTGATAGAGAGCTAGCTAATACTAATTTTGTTCCAATTCCCTATTGGTTGATAACGATTAAACTCACCAGTCAGGGACAGTCTTTTAAGGCTGCATGGGATGTGCCTAAACAATTTACAGATGAAGTAGGGCGTTGTATTAAACAAGAAGCAGCTATCCAAGCAACTAAACTTTTTCAAACCACAGGACAGGCCACTGTTACCTCAATTACTACAGAGCGTAAAAATACTAATCATCCATTACCTTTTGATTTGGCAGGACTACAACTGATGTGTTGTAACAAATACGGTTTTGATGTGGAGGAAACCCTTAATATTGCCCAATCACTGTATGAGAAACATAAAGCAACTTCTTATCCAAGAACAGAATGTGGTTATTTACCGACTAGTATGTTTGCTGAAGCACCTGTTATATTTAACACATTAGCCAAAACAGATCCTAGTATCAGTAATCTACTCACAAAATTAGATACCACCATTAAATCTAAATCATGGAATGATAAACAAGTGGATAAACATTCACATCATGGCATTATTCCTACGGATGAAATCGTTGATCTTTCAGCTATGACGGAAAAAGAACTACAAGTCTACAAATTAATTAGAGCTAATTACCTTGCCCAGTTCTTACCACTACATGAATATGACCATACAACAGTATTACTGGACTGCAAAGGGCAAACACTGGTAGCAATAGGTAAGAAAATAATAGTTAATGGTTGGAAAGCTTTATTATCAGGAGATATAGATGATGATAATACTGAAACAGAAGAGAGTACAGAGCCATCTGAAGCTAAAAATCAAACACAAATACTACCACCTCTTCAGCAAAATATGACATGTCAGATTAATCAAGTGGATTGTCACTCTAAGCAAACCACTGCACCACCCTTATACAATGAAGGTACGTTAGTAGTAGCTATGAAATCTGTTGCTAAATTAATTGATGATCCTAAAATCAAACAAAAGCTAAGAGAAACGACAGGTATTGGAACACAGGCGACTAGAGCAAATATTATTAAAAAGCTTAAAGACAAAAAGCTAATTACTAAAAAACGAGGTAAATTAATTGCCACAGAAGTAGGGCATTCTATTATAAAGACTGTACCAGATGTTATATCTAATCCTGGTACTACAGGTATATGGGAGCAAGCACTAGATATGATAGAGCAGGGGGAAATATCAATAGATGCCTTTTTGCATAAGCAGTCACAGTGGTTAGCTAGCATGGTTCAGAAGTATGGGAATACTACCATTGAGATTAAGCAACAACCTATAGCAACTGGTGATCCTTGCCCTAAATGTGGCAAACCTACCATAAAACGTAAGGGAAAAACCACTACATTTTGGGGATGTCCTGATTATCCTAAATGTGATGGTGTTATATTTCCTAAAACCCGAAAGAAGAAATATAAAAAACAAGAATAA
- a CDS encoding DUF2786 domain-containing protein — MNEHNRKDWAIDKIKKCLALYAKSTGNEAETALRQAKSLMEKYGLNETDIKLDDIKECDEAIGTGSGNIPQWITSLATVVAYCFNCQVIFSYKTVIKNYRFSTVKLVSFIGIDSSPELAQYLFVVLKRQLNKDRKKYLNTVSPLCHLATKRKKADLFADHWIEAVTEIIDRFTEFNKEFYQLITQYKDIKYSDRTKIEEKPKTQDKRFDSARLAGHLSGKQVKIHHGIKSDKPTQQTLSWEERHVG, encoded by the coding sequence ATGAATGAGCATAATCGTAAAGATTGGGCAATAGACAAAATAAAAAAATGTTTAGCCTTATATGCCAAATCGACAGGCAATGAAGCTGAGACTGCATTGCGTCAAGCTAAAAGCTTAATGGAAAAATATGGTCTTAATGAGACAGATATAAAATTAGATGACATTAAAGAATGTGATGAAGCCATAGGTACTGGTAGTGGAAATATCCCTCAATGGATAACCTCTTTAGCAACAGTAGTAGCGTATTGTTTTAATTGTCAGGTAATTTTTTCCTATAAGACAGTGATAAAAAACTATCGTTTTAGTACTGTTAAACTAGTGAGTTTTATCGGTATTGATTCCTCGCCTGAACTAGCACAGTACCTCTTTGTGGTACTTAAAAGACAATTGAATAAAGATCGTAAAAAATACCTCAATACAGTGAGCCCTTTATGTCATTTAGCGACTAAACGTAAAAAAGCTGATTTGTTTGCAGATCACTGGATTGAAGCAGTAACAGAAATAATTGATAGATTTACTGAATTTAACAAAGAGTTCTATCAATTGATTACTCAATACAAAGATATTAAATACAGTGATCGTACTAAAATTGAAGAGAAACCAAAAACTCAGGATAAACGTTTTGACTCAGCACGATTAGCAGGTCACCTATCAGGAAAACAAGTCAAAATACATCATGGTATTAAGTCAGATAAACCTACTCAACAAACATTAAGTTGGGAGGAACGTCATGTTGGTTGA
- a CDS encoding ParB family protein, producing MSSTNPKNQKNLQQQKVTQSLMSKTFKRGEEQPGNKTPVNDISIIVTLDQLRAYDHNPRKSVNPKFAEIKESIRTRGLDQPPTITKRPDEEHYIIRNGGNTRLKALKELWTETGDQRFYRIQCLFKPWDGEIAALVGHLVENELHGELLFIDKAVAISNMREFYNSQANKNLSLRELAECFRKDGYPVSHTLVKRMLDCVEYIYPYIPELLFEGLGRPRVEELISLKNQLYKIWNKYIEDSNPIDPDDNEMFLGYWGVSLSKFNDLNVDDYNFNRIKDELLGDLEFYTGQEYRMLELDLLSLTKTKDPIEAETQAPTVLADPVKNATVPTATTETTGSVNTPLTTPTLTTVAKDAATQRQQPSTSDDGGSAAEAVILHNIAIDQPSEEQQLSTEEQQYLIEKTTVKPVTTSSKVQQLNASLEKSLGGELPVFKEEVVKSIPVEAGGGLAEVSNIWYISKQIENSPELIREEIFNLACDIAKEGNYQSWLIKTNEGLGFGMQPMATSNTDQSEAIGLLLTSLLRMLDGVQTTQALPNALFCQLLIGGYDIQIGNKPPEATGLERLSDVLLIKLFRLIRLARHLVDLIKEN from the coding sequence ATGAGCAGTACAAACCCAAAAAACCAAAAAAACTTACAACAACAAAAAGTAACGCAAAGTTTAATGTCAAAAACCTTTAAACGTGGAGAAGAGCAACCAGGTAATAAAACGCCTGTGAATGATATTTCAATCATTGTCACTTTAGACCAACTAAGAGCCTATGATCATAACCCACGTAAAAGTGTTAATCCAAAGTTTGCTGAGATTAAAGAGTCTATTCGTACACGTGGTTTAGATCAGCCACCTACCATAACCAAACGTCCTGATGAAGAACACTATATTATCCGTAATGGAGGTAATACACGACTTAAAGCCCTTAAAGAACTATGGACTGAAACAGGCGATCAACGTTTTTATCGTATTCAATGTTTATTTAAACCTTGGGATGGTGAAATAGCAGCACTGGTTGGGCATCTAGTTGAAAATGAGTTACATGGTGAATTGTTATTTATCGATAAAGCAGTGGCTATTAGCAACATGCGCGAGTTTTATAATAGCCAAGCTAACAAAAATCTCTCACTACGTGAACTGGCAGAATGTTTTAGAAAAGATGGCTATCCAGTATCACATACCTTAGTAAAAAGAATGCTAGATTGTGTTGAGTATATCTACCCTTATATTCCTGAATTGCTATTTGAAGGGTTAGGTAGACCCCGTGTAGAAGAATTAATTAGCCTTAAAAACCAACTCTATAAAATATGGAATAAATATATAGAAGATAGCAATCCAATAGATCCTGATGATAATGAAATGTTTCTTGGCTACTGGGGAGTATCTTTAAGCAAATTTAATGACCTTAATGTTGACGACTATAATTTTAATCGAATTAAAGATGAATTATTAGGTGATTTAGAGTTCTATACAGGGCAAGAATACAGAATGCTTGAACTCGACTTACTTAGTTTAACTAAAACCAAAGACCCTATTGAAGCAGAGACACAAGCTCCAACAGTGTTAGCAGATCCTGTTAAAAATGCAACAGTACCTACAGCTACAACAGAAACAACTGGCTCAGTAAATACCCCATTAACCACACCTACACTAACCACAGTAGCTAAAGATGCTGCAACACAGCGTCAACAACCATCAACGAGTGATGATGGTGGATCTGCTGCTGAAGCAGTCATCCTTCATAATATAGCCATTGACCAACCTTCAGAAGAACAACAACTCTCTACTGAAGAACAACAATACCTTATTGAAAAAACCACTGTAAAACCTGTAACAACCTCTTCAAAGGTACAGCAACTCAATGCCTCATTAGAAAAAAGTCTAGGAGGAGAACTGCCCGTATTTAAAGAAGAAGTGGTTAAATCAATTCCTGTTGAAGCTGGTGGTGGTTTGGCGGAAGTATCCAATATTTGGTATATCTCTAAACAAATTGAAAACAGTCCTGAACTAATCCGAGAAGAAATATTCAACCTAGCTTGTGATATTGCCAAAGAAGGTAACTACCAATCATGGCTTATTAAAACCAATGAAGGTCTAGGATTTGGTATGCAGCCTATGGCTACGTCCAATACTGACCAGTCTGAAGCAATAGGCTTATTGCTGACCTCACTATTAAGAATGTTAGATGGTGTACAAACAACACAAGCACTTCCGAATGCTTTGTTCTGCCAACTCTTGATAGGTGGTTATGACATCCAGATTGGAAATAAACCACCTGAAGCAACAGGCCTCGAAAGATTATCAGATGTATTACTTATTAAATTATTTAGATTAATAAGGCTAGCTAGACACCTAGTCGATCTAATTAAAGAAAATTAA
- a CDS encoding STY4528 family pathogenicity island replication protein, whose protein sequence is MTKSIWSEIVEQCIKKTDSQWPQKITSDRPTPEGKSPNGVSGIIYSGNIHETVPKRLLLDNRLTPIERNAWQVFKLLLDKEGFAVPHYEDLQPYLSMVPYGEKASKETIARTIHILRLTRWLSLVSRGRDKRTGQHLGSLYILHDEPITVADAVEIDKTYIELVANSRKHANKSVRIVADGAMDDLQSSEHEGVQTRLALMAERISLQSLSKTNEMHQYQTSSSESKPSKNSRVRNLNNPSSESEISKNHPVRINDLLSSESEPKLEPPNSNGVRNPNLYSTSTVFINNSTSTVLDNKYLTEATAQQHKNINELIKQIEPDQIPLVIQEFNQRCAEGNIQSPIKYLFGLLKRAVNNEFKPWAAKAENKLPAQQLVKPSIQPLKNYRRDISQPIPEDTKRQLSSLKNLLSMNGLKK, encoded by the coding sequence ATGACTAAAAGTATTTGGTCAGAGATTGTTGAACAATGCATTAAAAAAACCGATTCACAGTGGCCACAAAAGATTACCTCTGATCGTCCTACACCTGAAGGAAAATCACCCAATGGAGTGAGTGGCATTATATACAGTGGTAACATCCATGAGACGGTACCTAAACGACTATTATTAGATAACCGTTTAACACCGATTGAACGTAATGCGTGGCAAGTATTTAAACTACTGCTTGATAAAGAAGGTTTTGCTGTACCTCATTATGAAGATCTACAGCCTTATCTATCAATGGTACCTTATGGTGAAAAAGCCTCCAAAGAAACCATCGCTAGAACTATCCATATCCTACGTTTAACTCGTTGGCTCAGTTTAGTCAGTCGTGGCAGAGATAAACGAACAGGACAACACCTTGGCTCATTATACATACTCCATGATGAACCCATTACTGTAGCAGATGCGGTAGAAATTGATAAAACTTATATTGAACTTGTAGCGAATAGTCGTAAACATGCTAATAAAAGCGTGAGAATTGTAGCTGATGGAGCAATGGATGATCTACAAAGCTCAGAACATGAAGGTGTGCAAACACGTCTAGCATTAATGGCAGAACGGATTAGCTTACAAAGCTTGTCTAAAACTAATGAAATGCACCAGTATCAAACATCTAGTTCGGAATCCAAACCCAGTAAAAATAGCCGAGTTCGGAATCTAAATAACCCAAGTTCGGAATCCGAAATCAGCAAAAATCACCCAGTTCGGATTAATGATTTACTCAGTTCGGAATCCGAACCAAAGCTAGAGCCACCTAATAGCAACGGAGTTCGGAATCCAAACCTATATAGTACTAGTACTGTATTTATAAACAATAGTACTAGTACTGTACTGGATAATAAATATTTAACTGAGGCTACAGCACAACAACATAAAAATATTAACGAGCTAATCAAACAGATTGAACCTGATCAAATACCTTTGGTGATTCAAGAGTTTAATCAACGTTGTGCTGAAGGAAATATTCAAAGCCCTATTAAATACTTATTTGGTTTATTAAAACGTGCTGTAAACAATGAATTTAAGCCTTGGGCAGCTAAAGCAGAAAATAAGCTACCTGCGCAACAGCTTGTGAAGCCAAGTATACAGCCTTTAAAAAATTATCGAAGGGATATAAGCCAACCTATACCAGAGGATACTAAGCGACAACTTTCAAGTTTAAAAAATCTGTTATCCATGAATGGCCTTAAAAAATGA
- a CDS encoding single stranded DNA-binding domain-containing protein codes for MSTVFLGEGNIGSINNRTVANGNETPQTVISLNTHFDNLVRNKKTDELEDQGGFWAPVEFWVKDPDEASLLITKIFKKGMRIKVDGVLVREEFEAKETGEKKVIMKVRTFRSGVSICLQRLESVTMKDNNSAAVNQSTSEQKSFEDSNLEQEEAF; via the coding sequence ATGTCAACAGTATTTTTAGGTGAAGGTAATATTGGAAGTATTAATAATAGAACGGTAGCCAATGGTAATGAAACACCGCAAACAGTAATATCTTTAAATACCCATTTTGATAATTTAGTCAGAAATAAAAAAACAGATGAGTTAGAAGATCAAGGTGGATTTTGGGCACCTGTGGAGTTTTGGGTAAAAGATCCTGATGAAGCTAGCCTGTTAATTACTAAGATTTTTAAAAAAGGAATGCGAATTAAAGTTGATGGTGTTCTGGTTCGGGAAGAATTTGAAGCCAAAGAAACTGGTGAAAAGAAAGTTATTATGAAAGTACGTACTTTTAGAAGTGGTGTAAGTATCTGCTTACAACGTTTAGAGTCTGTGACTATGAAAGATAATAATAGTGCTGCTGTCAATCAATCTACTTCTGAACAAAAGTCGTTTGAAGATAGTAATTTAGAACAGGAAGAAGCTTTTTAA
- a CDS encoding DNA adenine methylase, which yields MLVEQSKLNWFNQYQSINSCAVRYHGGKYRLAPHIVSYFPTHNTYVEPYGGAASVLLYKQPSYAEVYNDLDDEIVNFFRVLQDEQLLQILVKKITVTPTARKEFELAWQPTDDPVERARRTIIRAQFGFGSAGATQGHTGFKIDTKREYSLSFHLWRDYPENLVAIRNRFMGILIENKPALEVIKNHDRKDTLFYIDPPYPKSTRSRERRNAYRYEMTDSEHQQLLELLNEIQGMAIISSYPNKLYKKHLKHWHYIEKSAAISGNKGTATRTESLWLNPACYNSLNQLALPLRMVL from the coding sequence ATGTTGGTTGAACAAAGTAAATTGAATTGGTTTAATCAGTACCAAAGCATTAACTCCTGTGCAGTACGTTATCATGGAGGCAAGTATAGGTTAGCACCTCATATTGTAAGCTATTTTCCAACTCACAATACCTATGTTGAGCCTTATGGAGGAGCAGCTAGTGTATTACTTTATAAACAACCTAGTTATGCTGAAGTTTACAACGACCTAGACGATGAAATAGTCAACTTTTTCAGAGTACTTCAGGATGAACAACTGCTGCAAATATTGGTTAAAAAAATAACAGTTACACCTACTGCACGGAAAGAGTTTGAACTAGCATGGCAACCTACAGATGATCCAGTTGAACGGGCAAGAAGAACGATTATTCGTGCTCAGTTTGGTTTTGGAAGTGCAGGTGCTACACAAGGTCATACAGGTTTTAAAATCGACACTAAACGTGAATACAGCCTTAGTTTTCATTTATGGCGAGACTATCCTGAAAATTTAGTGGCCATTAGAAATCGTTTTATGGGCATTCTTATTGAAAATAAACCTGCTTTAGAAGTGATTAAAAATCATGATCGTAAAGATACCTTATTTTATATAGATCCACCTTATCCTAAATCTACACGCTCCAGAGAAAGACGTAATGCGTATCGCTATGAAATGACTGATAGCGAACATCAACAACTACTTGAGCTACTTAACGAGATACAAGGCATGGCTATTATCTCGAGCTACCCTAACAAGCTTTATAAAAAGCACTTAAAACATTGGCACTATATTGAAAAATCAGCAGCCATTTCAGGTAATAAAGGCACTGCGACAAGAACTGAAAGTCTATGGTTAAACCCTGCCTGTTATAACTCTTTAAACCAACTCGCTTTACCCTTAAGGATGGTCTTATGA
- a CDS encoding DUF3158 family protein, translated as MQNSEQSAYKLAEQIVSSSAEQIASLKGLLKGKGEHEDSALLISHAKYLKPKIFRLMEELLVIVNQPPYTLFDLRMRIQNSAGDNSYLRWRNSDFTLMGVHIWENAMLNPPVRNEQSLKWLNDLAYFEIARLELNKHMSYLSILSKQHKEHLQNLDKVTMVLKKSTEQFKR; from the coding sequence ATGCAGAACTCTGAACAAAGTGCTTACAAACTAGCTGAACAAATTGTCTCCAGTTCGGCTGAACAAATTGCCTCCCTAAAAGGCCTTTTAAAGGGTAAGGGGGAGCATGAGGACTCAGCATTGTTAATCAGTCATGCTAAATACTTAAAACCTAAAATTTTTCGACTAATGGAGGAGCTTCTCGTAATAGTTAATCAACCCCCTTATACATTATTCGATTTGAGAATGAGAATACAAAATTCAGCAGGTGATAATTCCTATCTTAGATGGAGAAATAGTGATTTCACATTAATGGGGGTACATATATGGGAAAACGCTATGTTAAATCCACCTGTAAGAAATGAGCAATCCTTAAAGTGGTTAAATGATTTAGCGTATTTTGAGATTGCTCGATTAGAGCTTAATAAGCATATGAGCTATTTATCAATATTAAGCAAACAGCATAAGGAGCATTTGCAAAACTTAGATAAAGTAACAATGGTTTTAAAGAAATCTACAGAACAATTTAAAAGGTAA
- the dnaB gene encoding replicative DNA helicase — MSSKIVPPSSMEAEQAVLGGLMLENSTYDDVMEIISEHDFYNFDNKIIFNAIHLLHIENKPFDPVTLSDKLISTQQLPHIANVLAYVVELSRSIPSVANIVAYAKIVKERSTLRQLANLGHEISQAAHQKSTNSTEVMAVADQKLFEITQKQTGQKDFINLRDCLNDVLNDIDQHFNDGNPITGVPSGLTDLDDYTSGFQNGDLIILAARPSMGKTSLALKFGLSALESKTDKPILVYSLEMPAEQLLKRLIAQIGGLNLKSVMSGQLNADNNGVNEFNLLTLAFNQLTQYENRLIIDDTASLTTSAIRARTRRCTRKFGNPSLILIDYLQLIAESGKYENRNNAVGAITRELKALAKEFECPVIALSQLNRDVEKRTNKRPVNADLRDSGSIEQDADLIMFIYRDEVYHPDSLETGTAEIIIGKQRNGPIGTVRTTFLAAQTDFKDICRTTYY, encoded by the coding sequence ATGAGTTCAAAAATTGTTCCACCTTCATCTATGGAAGCTGAACAAGCTGTATTAGGTGGTTTGATGTTAGAAAACAGTACCTATGATGATGTAATGGAAATCATTTCAGAGCATGACTTTTATAATTTTGATAACAAAATTATTTTTAATGCAATCCATCTTTTACATATAGAAAATAAGCCATTTGACCCCGTTACATTAAGCGACAAACTTATATCAACCCAACAACTACCTCATATTGCAAATGTTTTAGCCTATGTGGTGGAGTTGTCACGTAGCATTCCTTCAGTAGCCAATATTGTTGCCTATGCCAAAATAGTAAAAGAGCGTTCTACTCTTAGACAATTGGCGAACTTAGGTCATGAAATAAGCCAAGCAGCACATCAAAAAAGTACCAACAGTACTGAAGTGATGGCAGTTGCTGACCAAAAACTATTTGAAATCACTCAAAAACAAACAGGTCAGAAAGATTTTATTAATCTAAGAGACTGTTTAAACGATGTCTTAAACGATATAGACCAACACTTTAATGATGGTAATCCAATCACAGGCGTACCATCAGGATTAACAGACCTTGATGACTATACATCAGGCTTCCAAAACGGTGATTTAATTATCCTTGCTGCTAGACCTTCAATGGGTAAAACAAGTTTAGCTCTAAAGTTTGGTTTGAGTGCATTAGAGTCCAAAACTGATAAACCAATACTTGTTTATTCTTTAGAAATGCCAGCAGAGCAACTACTTAAACGCTTAATTGCGCAAATTGGTGGTTTAAACCTAAAGTCAGTAATGTCGGGACAACTAAATGCTGATAATAATGGCGTTAATGAATTTAATCTACTGACATTGGCTTTCAATCAACTGACACAATATGAAAATAGACTCATCATTGATGACACAGCCTCATTAACCACTTCTGCCATACGTGCACGAACCAGACGTTGTACACGTAAATTTGGCAACCCCTCACTAATTCTCATTGACTACCTGCAACTGATTGCTGAATCAGGTAAATACGAAAATCGCAACAATGCAGTAGGAGCGATTACCCGTGAACTAAAAGCGTTAGCTAAAGAGTTTGAATGTCCTGTGATTGCCTTATCGCAACTTAACCGAGATGTTGAAAAAAGAACCAATAAACGTCCAGTGAATGCAGACCTTAGAGACTCAGGTTCGATTGAGCAAGATGCAGACCTAATCATGTTTATCTATCGGGATGAAGTTTATCACCCTGATAGTTTAGAAACAGGTACTGCGGAAATAATTATCGGTAAACAACGTAATGGTCCAATTGGTACTGTGCGGACAACCTTCTTAGCTGCTCAAACTGATTTTAAAGACATCTGTCGCACTACTTATTACTAA